From the genome of Clostridium sp. BNL1100, one region includes:
- a CDS encoding non-ribosomal peptide synthetase, producing MNTNILTLYKEFEDAKKYWEEKLGGEINQLKLPVDYPNNNNYTYGTREMALGEELSKKLLSLGKNQDLLIFIIMLTSLKILFYKYTGQEDILVAAPTYKDENIQKVNKYVILRDILRADMSFKELLVNVKQTVSQGYKNQHYPVEKLIELIEESNGDILALNTVLMMKGIHNEGANEDIGKSFTNNLKLLVSVEGNYLNIKTIYNASLFKEESIRTLVERYEYILSQAVEDLNKKLTDFTIITEIEKEKIIHEFNNTTRDYPHNKTIHQLFEEQAQKTPEKTAIVYRNREVTYSSLNKEANKLANYLIATQDIKPDTLIGLFMENSIEQITAILGILKAGGAYVPISTGLPEERIKTIINDSQIKFMVSTKKNIKMLNKLQWECKTLENFLCMDSEDIYSEPELQESGLMDKKLWEYIGENAVDEITGGGWASSYTGENLSKEEMSEYADNVFEKLKPFLKPEARVLEIGCASGISMFKIAPQVGMYYGTDLSGVIIEKDRERAVKEGFNNIMLECLPAHEIDRVSENDFDIVIINSVIQAFSGHNYLRQVIKKALKLMKDKGVLFIGDIMDQDKKYELLESLLEFKKQNPGYDTKTDVSEELFVSRGFFKDLSVEMKEIQKVEFSTKIHTIENELTRFRYDTVLRIDKNCGEKEPKYEKNRYQYDLTVLKNFSEESPACSVTQNNLAYIIYTSGTTGKPKGVMLEHRGVANLKGIFDNTLGLNEKDRVIHFASISFDASVWDIFTGLLTGATLYIMPEEVIGNYEKFEGFINENKITFATLPPTYLVNLNPGKITSMKKLITAGSAASPELLSKWKDRVEYRNGYGPTESTVCATLWKYESDYSIDNSVPIGKPANNIRVYIVDNNNNLQPVGVVGELCIAGVSLARGYLNNKELTDEKFVESPFLPGERMYKSGDLARWLPDGNIEFLGRKDQQVKIRGFRIETGEIEAQLLKHGLIQEVAVIPRGDEDKYLCAYFTAPEKLAISEVKEFLARRLPDYMIPLYFVQLDSMPLTSNSKINVKALPDPDGRQSLGVKYVEPRNETEKELAAIWSAILGIEKIGIDDDFFQLGGHSLKATALVTNIHRAFNTEIQLKEVFNTPTIRGLANKIKNCVPSIYSSIKPIDRPQNCPTGFYPVSSAQKRLFIINQYEGIGTGYNMPAAVCIEGILDIERLKQSFKKLIKRHESLRTYFRIYEDEIMQVVQKEADFNIEFIDISEKPETTPDIKSFIKPFELDKAPLLRATLVKITEDRHILIIDMHHIISDGMSMNVIIEEFAQIYEGQSLPELKIQYKDYASWQNDLFKSDSIKKQEEYWKKVFKGDIPVLDMPYDYTRPLIQNFEGDRINFKLDRSMAKKLKELASKTETTLYMVMLAAYNILLSKYAGQEDIVVGSPIAGRHHPDLQSIVGFFVNTVALRNSVSDDKPFIDFLAQVKENTLEAFENQDYQFEQLVDILALPRDMSRNPLFDTMFVMQNIGNTEISINGLKFSSVDIDFSTAKFDLKMEAMEWEDEIKIGLEYKTKLFKSETMESLAQHYTNILLAITDCPELEISQISLLSENEENQLVCGFNQGLTESRQPDTFKQLFEKQVHAVADNIALVSGEVRLSYGELNKRANSLARVLRSNGIKPDEIVGILCEQSYHMIISILAVTKAGGAYMPLNPELPQDRIVYMLEDSGAKILLSHGELVQKVDFMGIIIDLDNENTYDTDTSNLPDISKPDDLIYVIYTSGTTGKPKGVMIENHSLVNYSDWFIKKFNIGKKDKTAIVSSLCFDLAYTALYSAMLSGSEIHLLSKEEYSDPEILLTYIKTSGITYVKMTPSLFNMMVNSDTFTKTSSCHHLSLIVLGGEEINLKDLEAYNKKYPVATLVNHYGPTETTVGAIAQAIDFTQFDSYKKHPVIGKPIQNAGVYILDKNMKPVPVGIKGELYITGEGVARGYLNRPDLTSERFMENPFLLNGTRIYKTGDIGRYMPDGCIEFLGRGDNQIKIRGYRVELGEIEAQLLRITTVKDTFATVKEDENKDKNIVAYVVCEGELDERSLREYLSEYLPGYMIPTCFIKLEKIPLTLNGKVDKNALPDVEIISERDYEEPSGEIEIRLAKIWSEILKVERIGANDNFFELGGHSLKATMLVNKIHKELNSVIPLKEVFTLKNLKSMAEYIQSSKSNSFSSIKPIEQNSYYELSSAQRRMFILNTFEETGIAYNLPGVIEISGKIDKLKFEEAFKKLVERHESLRTSFRVVNEQPVQEIHQQADLRIKYIEIQESRLPNVIKEFIRPFDLGKAPLLRVALVSVLDGQSEESDRYTLLYDMHHIVSDGVSRRIMVNEFISLYEGKQLEPLRLQYKDFAAWQNNMFRSGEIEKQEKYWRERFEGNIPVLNMPTDFKRPDIKNFAGSNISFKVEKDLAVELNNLNAKTGSTLYMVLLAAYKVLLSRYSGQQDLVVGSPIAGRPHADIENIIGMFVNMIAIRSFPSSHKSFNEFLNEVKESCLKAYENQEYQYEELVDKLGAKRDMSRNPLFDVSFTLQNLDIETNTQSLKFKPYEFENSVSKFDLTLWCAQGNDGIEFVFEYCTGLFKKETIERLKKDYVKILESIVENPDIKIKDIELEDKYLKREKVLTDDIHFNF from the coding sequence ATGAATACAAATATTTTAACGTTGTATAAAGAGTTTGAGGATGCAAAGAAGTACTGGGAAGAAAAATTAGGCGGCGAAATCAATCAGCTTAAGCTTCCGGTTGATTATCCGAATAACAACAACTATACATATGGAACCCGTGAAATGGCATTAGGAGAAGAACTGTCAAAAAAGCTATTATCTCTTGGTAAGAATCAAGACCTGCTGATTTTCATAATAATGCTTACAAGCCTGAAGATATTATTCTATAAATATACGGGACAGGAGGACATATTAGTTGCAGCTCCTACTTATAAAGATGAAAATATACAGAAGGTTAATAAATATGTAATTTTAAGGGATATTCTTAGGGCGGACATGTCCTTTAAAGAACTTTTGGTTAATGTAAAGCAAACAGTGTCACAGGGGTACAAGAATCAGCATTATCCTGTTGAAAAACTTATAGAGCTAATAGAGGAAAGTAACGGTGATATACTGGCTCTGAATACTGTATTGATGATGAAAGGTATTCATAATGAAGGAGCCAACGAAGATATAGGAAAGTCCTTTACAAATAATCTGAAACTGTTAGTCTCTGTTGAGGGAAATTATCTAAATATCAAGACGATATATAATGCAAGCCTTTTTAAAGAGGAATCAATAAGGACGTTGGTGGAGCGTTATGAGTATATATTAAGTCAGGCCGTGGAAGATTTAAATAAAAAGCTTACAGATTTTACAATTATCACTGAAATTGAAAAAGAGAAAATAATTCATGAATTCAATAATACAACAAGGGATTATCCTCATAATAAAACAATTCACCAACTGTTTGAAGAACAGGCACAAAAGACCCCCGAAAAAACTGCGATAGTATATAGAAACCGTGAGGTTACATATTCCAGTCTAAACAAAGAAGCAAACAAACTGGCAAATTACCTGATAGCAACTCAGGATATAAAACCGGATACACTTATAGGCCTTTTTATGGAAAACAGCATAGAGCAGATAACAGCAATTCTTGGCATTTTAAAAGCCGGAGGGGCTTATGTTCCCATATCCACAGGGCTTCCGGAAGAGAGAATAAAAACCATAATAAATGATTCTCAAATTAAGTTTATGGTTTCTACAAAAAAGAATATAAAAATGCTGAACAAACTTCAATGGGAGTGTAAAACACTGGAAAACTTCCTATGTATGGATTCCGAAGACATATACTCTGAACCTGAGTTACAGGAAAGCGGCCTCATGGATAAAAAGCTCTGGGAATACATAGGTGAAAACGCAGTAGATGAAATAACCGGTGGAGGATGGGCAAGCAGTTATACCGGAGAAAATCTTTCAAAAGAAGAAATGTCGGAATATGCAGACAATGTTTTTGAGAAATTGAAGCCATTTTTGAAACCAGAAGCCAGAGTACTTGAAATAGGCTGTGCTTCAGGTATCAGTATGTTTAAAATTGCTCCCCAGGTAGGAATGTACTATGGCACCGACCTTTCAGGGGTTATTATTGAAAAGGACAGAGAAAGGGCTGTCAAAGAAGGTTTCAATAATATAATGTTGGAATGTCTTCCGGCACATGAGATTGACCGGGTTTCAGAGAATGATTTTGACATTGTAATAATCAACAGTGTAATTCAGGCTTTCAGCGGACACAATTATCTGAGACAGGTTATCAAAAAGGCATTGAAACTTATGAAAGACAAGGGTGTGCTTTTTATCGGTGATATTATGGATCAAGATAAAAAGTATGAACTGCTGGAATCTCTATTGGAATTCAAGAAACAGAATCCCGGATATGATACTAAAACAGACGTTAGTGAGGAACTCTTTGTTTCAAGAGGATTTTTTAAAGACCTGTCTGTTGAAATGAAAGAGATTCAAAAGGTAGAATTCTCAACTAAAATACACACTATAGAAAATGAACTTACAAGATTCCGCTATGATACTGTACTTCGTATTGACAAGAATTGCGGGGAAAAGGAACCTAAATATGAAAAGAACCGCTATCAATACGACCTAACTGTTTTAAAGAACTTTTCGGAGGAATCTCCGGCTTGTTCCGTCACACAGAATAACCTGGCGTACATAATTTATACCTCGGGAACAACAGGCAAGCCAAAAGGTGTAATGCTGGAGCATAGAGGAGTTGCAAACCTTAAAGGGATTTTTGATAATACACTTGGATTAAATGAAAAAGATAGGGTAATACATTTCGCAAGCATATCTTTTGATGCTTCAGTTTGGGATATTTTCACCGGGCTTTTAACGGGTGCAACCCTGTACATAATGCCGGAAGAGGTAATTGGAAATTATGAAAAATTTGAGGGATTCATTAATGAAAATAAAATAACCTTTGCTACTTTGCCTCCTACTTATCTGGTGAATTTAAATCCAGGTAAGATTACTTCAATGAAAAAGCTTATAACAGCGGGTTCGGCTGCTAGTCCTGAACTTCTTTCTAAATGGAAGGACCGTGTGGAATACAGAAACGGTTACGGGCCAACAGAATCAACGGTATGCGCTACCCTTTGGAAGTACGAAAGCGACTATAGCATTGATAATTCTGTACCAATTGGAAAACCTGCAAATAATATAAGGGTTTATATTGTAGACAATAACAACAATCTTCAACCAGTGGGTGTAGTAGGAGAACTGTGCATTGCAGGAGTATCCCTGGCAAGAGGATATCTCAACAACAAAGAGCTTACGGATGAAAAATTCGTAGAGAGTCCTTTTTTACCGGGCGAAAGAATGTACAAATCAGGAGACCTGGCAAGATGGCTGCCTGATGGAAATATCGAATTTCTGGGAAGAAAGGACCAGCAGGTTAAAATCAGAGGTTTCAGAATAGAAACAGGAGAGATAGAAGCTCAACTGCTAAAGCACGGTTTAATACAGGAAGTTGCGGTTATACCACGGGGGGATGAGGACAAATACCTTTGCGCCTATTTTACTGCCCCGGAGAAGCTTGCGATTTCAGAGGTAAAGGAATTTCTGGCAAGAAGGCTTCCTGACTATATGATACCTTTGTACTTTGTGCAATTAGACAGTATGCCTCTTACTTCAAACAGCAAAATAAATGTTAAAGCCCTGCCTGATCCTGATGGAAGACAAAGTTTGGGTGTAAAATACGTGGAACCAAGAAATGAGACGGAAAAGGAATTGGCGGCTATTTGGAGTGCGATTCTCGGAATTGAGAAAATCGGCATAGACGATGATTTTTTCCAGCTTGGGGGACATTCCTTGAAAGCTACTGCTTTGGTAACCAATATTCACAGAGCATTTAATACCGAAATTCAGCTAAAAGAGGTTTTTAATACACCTACCATAAGAGGCCTTGCAAATAAAATTAAAAATTGCGTACCAAGCATTTACTCATCCATAAAACCAATTGACAGACCTCAAAACTGTCCGACAGGATTTTATCCGGTTTCATCGGCACAAAAGAGACTTTTTATAATAAACCAGTATGAGGGTATAGGAACAGGATACAACATGCCTGCTGCTGTTTGTATAGAAGGAATTCTTGACATAGAACGCCTTAAACAAAGCTTTAAGAAATTAATTAAAAGACATGAATCACTAAGGACTTATTTTCGGATATACGAAGATGAGATTATGCAGGTAGTTCAGAAGGAGGCTGATTTCAATATAGAGTTTATTGATATATCTGAAAAACCTGAAACTACACCGGATATAAAATCTTTTATAAAGCCCTTTGAATTGGATAAAGCACCTCTTTTAAGAGCGACATTAGTTAAGATCACAGAGGACAGACATATATTAATTATTGACATGCACCATATTATTTCAGATGGTATGTCCATGAATGTAATTATAGAAGAATTTGCACAAATTTACGAGGGACAGAGCCTCCCTGAACTTAAAATACAGTACAAGGATTATGCATCTTGGCAGAATGACCTGTTTAAATCTGATTCTATTAAAAAGCAGGAAGAGTACTGGAAGAAGGTATTCAAAGGCGATATACCTGTACTCGATATGCCTTACGACTATACAAGACCATTAATACAGAATTTCGAAGGAGACAGAATAAACTTCAAGCTTGACCGTAGTATGGCAAAGAAGTTGAAGGAGCTTGCTTCAAAGACAGAAACTACACTTTATATGGTAATGCTTGCAGCATACAATATTTTGCTATCAAAATATGCAGGGCAAGAGGATATAGTGGTAGGCTCACCGATTGCGGGAAGACATCACCCGGATCTTCAGAGCATTGTAGGATTTTTTGTGAATACAGTTGCACTGAGAAATTCCGTTAGTGATGATAAACCATTTATTGATTTTCTTGCACAAGTAAAGGAAAACACACTTGAGGCCTTTGAAAATCAGGATTATCAATTTGAGCAACTGGTGGACATTCTGGCTTTGCCAAGAGATATGAGCAGAAATCCTTTATTTGATACAATGTTTGTTATGCAGAACATAGGAAATACGGAAATAAGTATAAACGGCTTAAAGTTTTCGTCAGTTGACATTGACTTCAGTACGGCAAAATTTGATTTGAAGATGGAAGCAATGGAATGGGAAGACGAAATAAAAATCGGGCTTGAATATAAAACAAAACTATTTAAAAGTGAGACTATGGAGAGTCTGGCACAGCACTACACAAATATTCTCCTTGCCATAACGGATTGCCCTGAATTGGAAATTTCACAGATAAGCCTTTTATCTGAAAATGAGGAAAATCAGCTTGTTTGTGGGTTTAACCAAGGCCTAACGGAGTCAAGACAACCCGACACCTTCAAACAGCTGTTTGAGAAGCAGGTTCATGCAGTTGCAGACAACATTGCTCTGGTTTCAGGAGAAGTACGGCTTAGTTATGGAGAATTGAATAAAAGAGCAAACAGCCTTGCCAGAGTATTGAGGTCAAATGGAATCAAACCTGACGAAATAGTTGGAATTTTATGTGAACAGTCATACCATATGATTATAAGTATTCTGGCTGTGACAAAGGCCGGAGGGGCATATATGCCTTTGAACCCGGAGCTTCCTCAAGACCGGATAGTATACATGCTTGAAGATAGCGGAGCCAAAATTCTTTTAAGCCATGGAGAACTTGTACAAAAGGTTGATTTCATGGGCATAATTATAGACCTTGACAACGAGAATACATATGACACGGACACTTCAAATCTGCCTGATATAAGTAAGCCTGACGACCTCATATATGTAATTTATACATCAGGAACTACCGGAAAACCAAAGGGAGTAATGATTGAAAATCACAGTCTGGTTAATTACTCTGATTGGTTTATTAAAAAGTTCAATATCGGCAAGAAAGACAAGACTGCAATAGTTTCATCACTTTGCTTTGACCTTGCTTATACCGCCCTGTATTCCGCCATGTTGAGCGGCAGCGAAATACATCTGCTATCAAAAGAGGAATACTCAGACCCGGAAATTCTACTTACATATATCAAAACAAGTGGAATAACTTATGTAAAAATGACTCCGTCTCTATTCAATATGATGGTTAATTCAGATACTTTCACCAAAACAAGTTCTTGTCACCATCTTAGCCTGATTGTTTTGGGAGGAGAAGAAATAAATCTAAAAGATTTAGAGGCATACAATAAAAAATACCCCGTAGCTACATTGGTAAATCATTATGGGCCCACTGAGACAACAGTTGGTGCAATCGCACAGGCTATTGATTTTACACAATTTGATAGCTATAAAAAACATCCGGTTATAGGTAAGCCAATTCAGAATGCGGGTGTATACATCCTTGATAAAAACATGAAGCCTGTTCCAGTTGGCATAAAGGGAGAATTGTACATAACGGGTGAAGGGGTAGCAAGGGGATATTTAAACAGACCTGACTTGACTTCTGAAAGGTTTATGGAAAATCCTTTTTTATTAAACGGAACACGAATTTACAAAACCGGTGATATTGGAAGATATATGCCTGACGGATGCATTGAATTCCTTGGAAGAGGGGACAACCAAATTAAAATAAGAGGTTACAGGGTTGAACTTGGAGAAATAGAGGCACAGCTTTTAAGGATAACTACTGTAAAAGATACTTTTGCGACAGTAAAAGAGGACGAAAACAAGGATAAGAATATTGTTGCTTACGTGGTTTGTGAAGGAGAATTGGATGAAAGGAGCCTCAGGGAATACCTTTCAGAGTACTTGCCCGGCTATATGATACCGACCTGCTTTATAAAACTTGAAAAAATACCTCTTACATTAAATGGTAAGGTGGATAAAAATGCTCTTCCTGACGTTGAGATAATTTCAGAAAGAGACTATGAAGAACCTTCCGGAGAAATAGAGATAAGACTTGCAAAAATATGGAGCGAAATACTGAAAGTTGAACGAATAGGTGCAAATGATAATTTCTTTGAACTTGGGGGACATTCTTTGAAGGCTACCATGCTAGTCAACAAAATACATAAAGAGTTGAATTCAGTTATACCTTTAAAGGAAGTTTTCACTTTGAAAAATTTAAAAAGTATGGCTGAGTATATTCAGAGTTCAAAGAGTAACAGTTTTTCATCGATAAAGCCGATAGAACAGAACAGCTATTATGAATTGTCGTCGGCGCAGAGAAGAATGTTTATTCTGAATACATTTGAAGAAACAGGTATTGCGTACAATCTGCCGGGAGTTATTGAGATATCAGGTAAGATTGACAAGCTCAAATTTGAAGAAGCTTTTAAAAAGCTGGTGGAGAGGCATGAATCTCTGAGGACATCCTTCAGGGTTGTAAATGAGCAGCCTGTTCAGGAGATACACCAACAGGCAGATTTACGGATAAAATACATTGAAATTCAAGAAAGCAGACTACCCAATGTAATTAAAGAATTTATCAGACCTTTTGACCTGGGTAAGGCTCCCCTTTTGAGAGTAGCACTTGTGAGTGTTTTGGACGGACAGTCAGAAGAAAGTGACAGATATACTTTACTTTATGACATGCATCATATTGTTTCGGATGGGGTATCAAGACGTATTATGGTTAATGAATTTATAAGCTTATACGAGGGTAAACAGCTTGAACCTTTAAGACTGCAATATAAGGATTTTGCAGCATGGCAGAACAATATGTTCCGCTCCGGTGAGATTGAAAAGCAGGAAAAGTACTGGAGAGAAAGGTTTGAAGGGAATATTCCGGTGCTAAATATGCCTACTGATTTTAAAAGGCCGGATATTAAAAACTTTGCAGGAAGTAATATAAGTTTCAAGGTTGAAAAGGATTTGGCTGTTGAGCTGAACAATCTAAATGCTAAGACGGGTTCTACCCTTTACATGGTACTGCTTGCCGCCTACAAGGTTCTTCTTTCCAGATATTCGGGACAGCAGGATTTGGTAGTTGGCTCTCCTATAGCCGGAAGACCTCACGCAGACATTGAGAATATAATCGGCATGTTTGTAAATATGATAGCCATCAGGAGTTTTCCTTCTTCTCATAAATCTTTTAATGAGTTTTTGAACGAGGTAAAGGAAAGCTGCTTAAAAGCATATGAGAATCAGGAATACCAGTACGAAGAGCTTGTGGACAAGCTTGGCGCAAAGAGGGATATGAGCAGAAATCCTCTATTTGATGTTTCCTTTACATTGCAGAATCTTGATATCGAAACAAATACACAAAGCCTTAAATTCAAGCCCTACGAATTTGAAAATTCTGTGTCCAAATTTGATTTGACCTTGTGGTGCGCTCAAGGAAATGACGGTATTGAATTCGTTTTTGAGTATTGTACCGGGTTATTTAAAAAAGAGACTATAGAACGACTAAAAAAGGATTACGTAAAAATATTGGAAAGCATAGTTGAAAATCCTGACATTAAAATCAAGGATATTGAACTGGAAGACAAATATCTTAAACGTGAAAAGGTATTGACGGATGATATACACTTTAATTTTTAA